A region of Panicum virgatum strain AP13 chromosome 8N, P.virgatum_v5, whole genome shotgun sequence DNA encodes the following proteins:
- the LOC120686466 gene encoding tetrapyrrole-binding protein, chloroplastic-like, with product MANASLQSFLLPQHHSFVNNSSSHDSSPSALLNLSTNNSGSISFRLYSNISPSVTTTSTTNSSAPTPVTPAAAADSPPTPSIDLLGRQLAAGDYRQADDTTRALLIELAGESARRRGYIFFSEVQFISTEDLRAIDKLWKEHSNGKFGYSIQRRLWEKSQRDFTRFFIKVGWMKKLDTEIEQYNYRAFPDEFIWEMKDDTPEGHLPLTNALRGTQLLGNILTHPAFEEESQENEVAAEESATAAGQSKDDNKGRDRPKFMKDFKPNYSF from the coding sequence ATGGCGAATGCTTCTCTCCAGtcctttcttcttccccaaCATCATTCTTTCGtcaacaacagcagcagccatgACAGCTCCCCTTCTGCTCTACTGAACCTCTCTACCAACAACAGCGGCAGCATTTCCTTCAGGCTCTACTCCAACATCTCCCCCTCGGTAACCACAACTTCGACCACCAACTCATCAGCTCCGACTCCAGTCACCCCTgccgcagcagcagactcgCCACCCACCCCCTCCATAGACCTGCTTGGTCGCCAGCTCGCAGCAGGGGACTACCGCCAAGCTGATGATACCACCCGGGCGCTCCTCATCGAGCTCGCGGGGGAGTCTGCGAGGCGCCGAGGGTACATCTTCTTCTCTGAGGTCCAGTTCATCTCCACCGAGGACCTCCGCGCCATTGACAAGCTCTGGAAGGAGCACAGCAATGGCAAGTTTGGGTACAGCATTCAGCGGCGACTTTGGGAGAAGTCACAGCGTGACTTCACCCGCTTCTTCATCAAGGTTGGCTGGATGAAGAAGCTAGACACCGAGATAGAGCAGTACAACTACAGGGCATTTCCTGATGAGTTCATTTGGGAGATGAAGGATGACACACCTGAAGGTCACCTGCCGCTCACTAATGCCCTCAGGGGGACACAGCTGCTAGGGAACATCCTCACCCACCCGGCCTTTGAGGAAGAGAGCCAGGAAAATGAAGTCGCAGCAGAGGAGAGTGCTACAGCTGCTGGTCAGAGCAAAGATGATAACAAAGGTAGGGACAGACCAAAGTTTATGAAAGATTTCAAGCCTAACTACTCCTTTTGA
- the LOC120686288 gene encoding uncharacterized protein LOC120686288, translated as MAMSDARYKVLGGGQYPSECDEDGLVPPALPVPFCRREPGNQLAEVKQSRHPKTAGRAFYICKWNDSLNPCHCFFFQWIDGPDKFDPRIRLFPYYRPESWAYNEFRRWVPPPPNPPPMTEEEKQEAAIYRVNNPPKCHCGVRAKLQRPNIGVPPKFTPFFRCSLNNRDGWPACDFNEYIYGPRSHWPTEEEVREFESGKKPWPCTTTPSLRCKCGILPTKGIVPSELGYGYYCGNSYGEFWEGRTCDYEWFQGRYELMLQLGRTKEPWKSRDTLNLKLKIRKDYQVTLPLESFLSGPVLQDLRREYGKKAAEKATLEDCIIYWRKNRSKYPRPLTDRELLANYEKKEKEEEMERQRLREERAKKGFTVDPEAKYRKGSWEEYFQKLEANKRMEEMEKMEDLAQEAQMEAMQALVADLPHKVPNVENDVSSASTEVLVVRATQMEAMKAFVGDLPAQDHPSDRKGKAVDTPVVDNHGNSAVQDKGKSASKHDHVPDDGDDDEWWSMNADEIEVIVSQIEVRKGKAVVQDDGDDDDDDGWGELLIEGDSD; from the exons ATGGCAATGAGCGATGCTCGATACAAGGTGCTTGGTGGTGGACAGTACCCATCCGAGTGTGATGAGGATGGCCTAGTCCCTCCTGCCCTTCCAGTTCCATTCTGTCGTCGTGAACCGGGCAATCAGCTGGCAGAGGTGAAGCAATCGAGGCATCCCAAAACGGCCGGTAGAGCATTCTACATATGCAAGTGGAATGATTCATTGAATCCTTGCCACTGCTTTTTCTTTCAGTGGATCGATGGTCCGGATAAGTTCGATCCTAGAATTCGGCTGTTCCCTTATTATCGGCCAGAGTCGTGGGCGTACAATGAGTTTAGACGATGGGTCCCTCCCCCACCAAATCCACCACCTATGacagaggaagagaagcaagaagctGCTATATATCGTGTGAACAATCCTCCCAAATGTCATTGCGGTGTTCGTGCCAAACTTCAAAGGCCTAATATTGGTGTCCCTCCAAAGTTCACTCCCTTTTTTAGATGCTCGCTAAATAATAGA GATGGATGGCCGGCATGTGACTTCAATGAGTATATTTATGGTCCTAGATCTCATTGGCCGACAGAAGAGGAAGTGCGAGAATTTGAGAGTGGGAAGAAGCCATGGCCATGTACAACTACTCCTAGTCTTCGATGCAAGTGTGGTATTCTGCCCACAAAAGGCATAGTTCCTTCTGAGCTTGGCTACGGATATTACTGTGGCAATAGCTACGGAGAGTTTTGG gagggaaggacatgtgattacGAGTGGTTCCAAGGCCGGTATGAGCTAATGTTGCAATTGGGCAGAACAAAAGAGCCTTGGAAATCTCGAGACACTTTAAATCTAAAACTGAAGATAAGGAAGGATTACCAAGTTACATTGCCCCTTGAGTCATTTCTGTCAGGGCCTGTACTCCAAGACCTACGGCGTGAGTATGGAAAGAAGGCAGCAGAAAAGGCGACTCTTGAGGATTGCATTATTTATTGGAGGAAGAACCGAAGCAAGTACCCACGGCCCCTCACAGATAGGGAGCTTTTGGCAAATtatgagaagaaggagaaggaggaggagatggagaggcAGAGATTAAGGGAGGAAAGAGCAAAGAAAGGTTTTACTGTTGATCCGGAAGCTAAATACCGAAAGGGTTCATGGGAAgaatattttcagaaattggAGGCTAACAAGAGGAtggaagaaatggaaaagatggAGGATTTAGCTCAGGAGGCTCAGATGGAGGCAATGCAGGCCCTAGTTGCCGATCTGCCACACAAGGTGCCCAACGTTGAGAACGATGTGTCATCCGCGAGCACGGAGGTTTTGGTTGTTAGAGCTACTCAAATGGAGGCAATGAAGGCATTTGTAGGTGACCTACCTGCCCAGGATCACCCGTCTGACAGGAAAGGAAAAGCAGTGGACACACCTGTAGTCGATAACCACGGGAATAGTGCAGTGCAGGACAAAGGGAAGAGTGCTTCTAAGCATGACCACGTTcctgatgatggagatgatgacgaGTGGTGGTCAATGAATGCAGATGAAATAGAAGTCATAGTGTCCCAAATTGAGGTAAGAAAGGGAAAAGCTGTAGTCCaagatgatggagatgatgatgatgatgatggttggGGAGAGCTTTTGATTGAAGGCGACTCTGATTAG